A single window of Gossypium hirsutum isolate 1008001.06 chromosome A10, Gossypium_hirsutum_v2.1, whole genome shotgun sequence DNA harbors:
- the LOC107895555 gene encoding disease resistance protein At4g27190-like, whose translation MPYVMRDLALGILSSDNSGRQFLLPAYSKQLKREERSLSTRLFIDDHHRFLWRVAARLTELPTEEAWKKAKMMFLIDNELSILPEKPNFPALEMLFLQRNNQLRVLPDLFFDNMPCLAVLNLSKTGIKYLPKSISRLSKLETLILRDCEHLFKLPSEVGSLKPLQVLDLRGTEIVELPAKIAELDSLSHLEVSLYGSSTYSEHDKWPTPFLSRLEALETLRISVYPGDIWWQKSVEFIIKEVSKLKNLTSLSFYFPQVKFLELFLQESISWKEERLTEFKLIVGHDVKFNAPRVPPTVKLNYSSVLGQCLRFVNSEEIPDAVLQVLARCTAFYLDHQLNITSLSEFGNGTINKLKYCIISECPRLGTVVESEEGTEAVFPCLEHLSIHYCWRLACIWEGVVPKGSFAALRSLSLCTCPELTYVFKSSMLLFFSNLEELKVDDCEAIEKIISDDEISEARCISLKSLKLHYLPELVHIGEAPQAKVLFEYIEVYDCPQLKQIFEDSELKQTLKKIRADKDWWNGLEWEEPAVGSYFETVFKEGKE comes from the coding sequence ATGCCTTATGTGATGAGAGACTTAGCATTGGGGATCTTGTCATCAGACAACAGTGGCCGCCAGTTTCTGCTGCCAGCTTATTCAAAGCAATTGAAGCGAGAAGAAAGATCATTGTCCACTAGATTGTTTATTGATGATCATCATCGATTCTTGTGGAGAGTTGCTGCACGCCTAACTGAGCTGCCGACCGAGGAAGCATGGAAAAAAGCCAAGATGATGTTTCTGATTGATAATGAGCTGTCCATTCTACCTGAAAAACCAAATTTTCCTGCGCTCGAGATGTTGTTTCTACAAAGGAACAATCAGCTTAGAGTGTTACCAGATCTTTTCTTTGACAACATGCCTTGCCTTGCAGTTCTGAACCTATCCAAGACCGGTATCAAATACTTGCCAAAGTCGATTTCAAGACTTTCCAAGCTAGAAACACTTATTCTCCGTGATTGTGAACACCTATTCAAGCTTCCCTCTGAAGTCGGATCCCTTAAACCTCTTCAGGTACTAGATCTCAGGGGCACAGAGATCGTTGAATTACCTGCAAAGATTGCGGAGCTAGACTCTCTAAGCCACTTGGAAGTATCCTTGTATGGATCTAGCACCTATAGTGAGCATGATAAGTGGCCAACCCCATTCCTTTCCAGACTTGAAGCATTGGAAACACTCCGCATAAGTGTGTACCCAGGAGATATTTGGTGGCAAAAGAGTGTTGAGTTTATCATCAAGGAAGTGAGCAAATTGAAAAACTTGACTTCTCTTTCCTTCTATTTCCCACAAGTGAAGTTTCTTGAGCTGTTCCTCCAAGAAAGCATATCATGGAAGGAAGAAAGACTAACAGAGTTTAAACTTATTGTTGGCCATGATGTCAAGTTTAATGCACCACGAGTCCCACCAACCGTAAAGCTGAATTATAGTTCAGTATTGGGTCAGTGCTTGAGATTTGTCAACAGTGAGGAGATACCAGACGCTGTTCTTCAAGTGTTGGCTCGATGCACTGCTTTCTATTTAGATCATCAACTCAACATCACCAGTCTATCAGAGTTTGGGAATGGCACGATTAACAAGTTGAAATATTGTATAATAAGTGAATGCCCACGGCTTGGAACTGTTGTAGAAAGCGAGGAGGGAACTGAGGCTGTATTTCCATGCCTGGAGCACTTGAGTATTCATTATTGCTGGAGATTAGCATGCATTTGGGAGGGTGTTGTCCCCAAAGGAAGCTTTGCAGCTCTAAGAAGTCTGTCCTTGTGTACATGCCCAGAGTTGACATATGTTTTCAAAAGCTCAATGCTGCTGTTCTTTTCTAACTTGGAAGAGTTGAAGGTTGATGACTGTGAAgcaattgaaaaaataatttctgaTGATGAGATTAGTGAAGCTCGTTGCATTTCACTCAAGAGTTTAAAACTTCACTATCTTCCTGAATTGGTTCACATTGGGGAAGCTCCTCAGGCTAAGGTCTTGTTTGAATACATTGAGGTCTATGATTGCCCTCAGTTGAAGCAGATTTTTGAAGATTCGGAATTGAAACAGACTTTGAAAAAAATCAGAGCTGATAAGGATTGGTGGAATGGATTAGAGTGGGAAGAACCTGCAGTAGGCTCGTATTTCGAAACCGTCTTCAAGGAAGGGAAAGAGTGA